The DNA segment AGCACGACTTCACCGAGCAGCAGGGCGCGCGCGTCACCGTGAACGTCACCCCGCAGAGTGCGGCGCTCGAAGCCACCAAGGGCGACACGGTCATCGCCCTGCACCACGGCATCGAGGTCCTGCTCGCGCCCGGCACGTGGGTCGTGAACGCGCAGGCGGCCGAGCACGCCACGGCGAACCAGACGATCACCGTGAAGGCCGGGAAACCCCAGGTGATCGAGATGACGCTCAAGGAGGAGCAGCGCCTCTTCTGACAGCCCTGGCCCCCTGTGGGGGCCACGCGGCCGTCATGACCCTGCCTCACCTGCACGCCGCCCTCACCCGCACCGACTGGGCCGCCCTCGCCGAACAGAAAGAGGTCCTGGCGAACGAGGTGGCCAGCATCCGCTCCGCGAGGGCGCTCCTCACCGAGTACGAGTGCACCTCAGCCGCTGACCTGGCCCTCCATCACGCCGACGACCTGGACGGCATCCTGCACTGGCTGGACGCCCTGATGGACGCCGCGCAGCAGGACGGGTTTCCCGTCGTGTTCCACACGACCCCCGAATGACAGTGCTGGCCCCCTCCCGGGGGCCACGCGGCATGCATGACGAACCCCACCCCCGGTCAACCCCAGGCCCTCAAGCGCGTCTTCAAGTTCGGCGATCAGGTCCTCGACGACCCCAACCCGAACATGACGCCCGAACAGGTCAAAGGCTTCTACGCCCCGCAGCACCCGGAACTCACCACCGCCGGAATCGGCAGCCCCGTCACGGACCTCAAGGCCGGGACCGTCACCACGGAGTTCATCAAGAACTATGGCCGGAAAGGTTGAGCCGTGCCGACCGCCGCTCGTGCTGGACGTGCCCCGTCAGGGGCCGTCCGGGGCACTCGACGCGCTGCGCCGCGCCCTGAAGTCCACGCGGGGCGCGCCCGAACCGAGGCCCGCCCAGGTCCCCCTGCTGCCGTAGGCCACACCACCCCAGTCCTGCCGCGCGCCGTGCCCTCCCTGGCCGGCGTGCGGCCCCTCGTGCTGCAGGCGGACCTGGACGCCGCCGAGCGGATGTACGAGGAAGGCCTGCTCAACGACCCCGTCCCGCTCGTGACCCCGTTGCTGGGTACCGTGCTCCCGGACCCCGGGCCGGACGGCCCGCTCGACCAGCGCCTCCAGCGCGCCCTGAGCGGCGTGCGCACGGACGGCTGGACGCTGAACGTGCAGAACGAACGCGGCCTCCTGCACTTCCGGGGGGAGACGGACGTGTCGTGCATGGTGGACCTGCACCGCCTGCACGCGGCCCTGTGGCCCGTGGACCGGCACCTGCTGCCGGGCCTGCTGTTCGCGCTGGAGGTCGGGTCGAGCCGCGTCACGCCCGTCGTGGGCCCGCACTCGGCGGCCGCCATCTGCGAGCAGCACTTCAGTCTGGAGCACCTGGCGGAGTACGGGCTGCCTGACCGCCTGGACCGGCCGGACCTGGTCCTCACGGAACGGGACGCCATGCGCGCCGCGCGTCGCCTCGGCATTCCACACGGGCAACAGGTGCAGGACGCGCTGCCCTGGCCGTACTTCCGCGCCCTGCTGAGCCTGGAGGACACCCTCGCGCGCCTGGAGCGCGTGCTGCCCCGGATGCCCGCCCTGGGTCCCCTCCTGACGCTCCTGCCGGAGTTGCGCGCCGCGGACGACGCGTTCCTCCCACCCACCGACGACGAGTGGAGTGACGTCGTGCAGGACCCCATCCCGCACACGCTGCTGACCGTGACGGGCCGCGAGGACGACCTGAGCCTGGACACCGTGAACGAGTTCCTTCAGAACCACTGGGAGTGCGGGAACGTCAGCCCGCAGTGGTGCGTGCAGGTCGGCCTGAATGGAGAGGGACACGACCGGCTCGCGGCGTACCTCCAGCACGCGCCGAGGGTCGCGCAGCTCGCCGCGCAGTGCGTCGGCGTGCTCGACTTCGCCAACCGGAGCCTCCCCGCCCGCAGGCGCACTTGACAGGCGTGGCCCACCCCGGGGTGGGCCACCCGACGGGCATGGCCAACGTGTTCCTCACCCCAGCCCCGCAGCGGCGCACGCCGACCCCGCTCGCCCCGGAACTCGCCCTGCTCATCTACGGGAACCATCAGCGCAGCGCGATCCTCAAACATCCCGTGCACGACACGCCGCAGGGGTACGTGCTCGGGCCGGGCCAGCTGCTCAGCCGCGAGGACCACCAGCGCCTCGTGGACTTCACCGCCGGGACTGGGTTGACCTTCACGGCGCCGACGACGCTGGCCACCGGGTTGCACTGCGTGTGCTGGTGGGTGCCGCCCCACGAGCGGCCCCTGCTGTTCGACGCGAAGTACGACGCCGCCCGCACCATCGCGCGCCTGAGCGGCGTGCCCGTCCCGCACCCCGGCCTGGTGTTCACCGCGTCCCGGGACGGCCTGCACGTGTACGCCGTGCGCGGCGACCAGCGCCCCACCCCGGACACGGCCCTGTGCCACGCGCCGTACTGGAACATGTTCAGCACCGCGCAGGTGTGCCGCGGCACCACCCTCTACCCCAGCCGTTTCACGCCGGACACGCAACCCGAGTGGGAAGCGGCGTTCTTCCAGTCGGTGTTCACCGGACCCAGCCGCACCGACCGGTACATGAACTGGGGGCGCAGCTACGAGGAACTGCTGACCGAGGCCAGGGCGCAGGGCGCCTTCCCGCAGGGCGTGCTGCTGGACGCCGGGAAGACCCTGGCCGACCTCGCGTGAGGGCTGGCCCACCTTGGGGTGGGCCACCACGCGCGCATGGAGGAGCCCTCATGCCCCGACTTCACCCCGACCCTGCGCGCCCTGCTGCCGAGCGGCACGCGCGTCATCCCCGCGCCCAAAGCGGCCGACCTGCAATCCCCCGACCTGAAACGCCTGACCGTCACCCTGAGGCAGAGCGGAGCCAGTCCCGCGCAGAGCAGCCCACTCGCGCCCCTGTTGCTCTGATCCCGACCGTTCCCCGCCCGGATGGCGTGACGCCCCTGATCCTGGATGCGGACCTGCGCAGCCTGGACGCCCGCGTGCAGCTCGCCCTGCACCAGGACCCGGCAGACGTGCTCCGCGCCCTGTTCCGGGATCTCCTCCCCGACGAACCGGGCAGCGCCCGGACCCTCCAGGCGGAACTCGACCTGATCGCGCCCCTCACCGATGCCGAGGTGCACCTCAACGCCTG comes from the Deinococcus sedimenti genome and includes:
- a CDS encoding PRTRC system protein C; translated protein: MTNPTPGQPQALKRVFKFGDQVLDDPNPNMTPEQVKGFYAPQHPELTTAGIGSPVTDLKAGTVTTEFIKNYGRKG
- a CDS encoding PRTRC system protein B translates to MANVFLTPAPQRRTPTPLAPELALLIYGNHQRSAILKHPVHDTPQGYVLGPGQLLSREDHQRLVDFTAGTGLTFTAPTTLATGLHCVCWWVPPHERPLLFDAKYDAARTIARLSGVPVPHPGLVFTASRDGLHVYAVRGDQRPTPDTALCHAPYWNMFSTAQVCRGTTLYPSRFTPDTQPEWEAAFFQSVFTGPSRTDRYMNWGRSYEELLTEARAQGAFPQGVLLDAGKTLADLA